In Agrobacterium tumefaciens, a single genomic region encodes these proteins:
- a CDS encoding tripartite tricarboxylate transporter TctB family protein, whose translation MKSFFIDPAEAACGAIFIGLGAFFALQSYGLEIGTAFRMGPGYFPLVLAIVLILLGGVIFLRSTRVQGDVIGAIAWRGIFFILPAPIFFGFTVRGLGFVPALFFSALIAAFASHKMSPLMAVVISAAITAFSVAVFEYGLGLPFQQFGPWLKF comes from the coding sequence ATGAAGTCGTTTTTCATTGACCCTGCCGAAGCAGCCTGCGGGGCAATTTTCATCGGTCTCGGCGCTTTTTTCGCCTTGCAGTCTTACGGGCTGGAGATCGGGACCGCCTTTCGCATGGGGCCGGGCTATTTTCCGCTTGTTCTGGCGATCGTGCTGATCCTGCTCGGCGGAGTTATATTCCTGCGTTCCACGCGCGTTCAGGGCGACGTTATCGGCGCCATCGCCTGGCGGGGAATATTTTTCATTCTGCCCGCGCCGATATTTTTCGGCTTTACGGTCCGGGGACTTGGTTTCGTGCCGGCGCTTTTTTTCAGCGCCCTTATCGCAGCCTTCGCCTCGCACAAGATGAGCCCACTGATGGCCGTCGTTATTTCCGCCGCCATCACCGCCTTTTCAGTGGCGGTGTTCGAATATGGTCTCGGCCTGCCGTTCCAGCAGTTCGGCCCCTGGCTTAAATTTTGA
- a CDS encoding tripartite tricarboxylate transporter permease: MDLLNNLALGFATATSLENLFFCLIGVLLGTLIGVLPGIGATATIAMLLPITFQLEPVSSLIMLAGIYYGAQYGGSTTAILINMPGESSSAVTAIDGYQMARKGKAGAALAIAAIGSFFAGTVSTFLVAIFAPPLTAIALEFGAAEYFSLMVVGLVSSIALAHGSIVKALAMVVLGLLLGLVGTDIYSGTPRFTLGIREYADGLNFVAVAVGVFGIAEILRNLENERTRSVLIAKVASLMPSKEDFKAMIGPVLRGTAIGSALGILPGGGAILAAFASYTVEKRVSKNPEEFGHGAVAGVAGPESANNAGAQTSFIPLLTLGIPANPVMALMIGAMIIQGIVPGPNVATEQPALFWGIIASMWIGNLMLVILNLPLIGLWVKLLTVPYYVLFPIIMAFCAIGVYSVNSNVFDLYAVAFFGFIGYVLVKLRCEPAPLLLGFVLGPLLEENLRRAMILSRGDPTTFVTRPISATLLFIALAVLIVVFLPSVKKKREEVFVEED, translated from the coding sequence ATGGATTTGCTCAATAATCTCGCACTCGGTTTCGCCACGGCCACGTCCCTGGAAAACCTTTTCTTCTGCCTGATCGGCGTGCTGCTCGGCACCCTGATCGGCGTTCTGCCGGGTATCGGCGCGACGGCGACCATCGCCATGCTTTTGCCGATCACCTTTCAGCTTGAACCCGTCTCGTCGCTCATCATGCTCGCCGGCATTTATTACGGCGCGCAATATGGCGGCTCCACCACGGCGATCCTGATCAACATGCCGGGGGAGTCCTCCTCCGCCGTCACCGCCATTGACGGTTACCAGATGGCTCGCAAGGGCAAGGCGGGAGCGGCACTGGCGATCGCCGCCATCGGCTCGTTTTTCGCCGGTACGGTTTCCACCTTCCTCGTGGCGATCTTTGCTCCGCCTTTGACGGCGATTGCACTGGAATTCGGCGCGGCGGAATATTTCTCGCTGATGGTCGTCGGCCTCGTCTCCTCCATCGCGCTTGCCCACGGTTCCATCGTCAAGGCGCTTGCCATGGTGGTGCTCGGCCTGCTGCTCGGCCTGGTCGGCACGGATATCTACAGTGGCACACCCCGCTTCACCTTGGGCATCCGTGAATATGCCGACGGCCTGAATTTCGTGGCGGTTGCTGTCGGTGTGTTCGGTATCGCCGAAATCCTGCGCAACCTCGAAAACGAGCGCACCCGTTCGGTGCTGATCGCCAAGGTCGCCAGCCTGATGCCATCGAAGGAAGATTTCAAGGCCATGATCGGCCCGGTGCTGCGCGGCACGGCCATCGGTTCTGCCCTGGGCATCCTGCCCGGAGGCGGGGCGATTCTCGCTGCCTTCGCATCCTACACCGTCGAAAAACGCGTCTCCAAAAACCCGGAGGAGTTTGGGCATGGCGCGGTTGCCGGTGTTGCCGGTCCGGAATCCGCCAACAATGCCGGCGCGCAGACCTCCTTCATCCCGCTTCTGACGCTCGGCATCCCCGCCAACCCGGTCATGGCGCTGATGATCGGTGCGATGATCATTCAGGGCATCGTGCCGGGTCCGAACGTTGCGACCGAACAGCCGGCGCTGTTCTGGGGCATCATCGCCTCCATGTGGATCGGCAACCTGATGCTCGTTATCCTGAACCTGCCCTTGATCGGGCTGTGGGTGAAGCTCTTGACGGTGCCATATTACGTGCTTTTCCCCATCATCATGGCCTTCTGCGCCATCGGGGTCTACAGCGTCAATTCCAACGTGTTTGATCTCTACGCCGTCGCTTTCTTCGGCTTCATCGGTTACGTGCTGGTGAAACTGCGCTGTGAACCGGCGCCGCTGCTCCTGGGCTTCGTGCTCGGGCCGCTGCTGGAAGAAAACTTGCGCCGCGCCATGATCCTGTCACGCGGCGATCCGACCACTTTCGTCACCCGGCCGATCAGCGCCACCCTGCTTTTCATTGCGCTCGCGGTGCTGATCGTCGTCTTCCTGCCCAGCGTCAAGAAAAAACGCGAAGAGGTTTTCGTAGAAGAAGACTGA
- a CDS encoding SlyX family protein has protein sequence MTSETEKRIIALEETVAHQAKTIEELSDQLTEQWKVLEQTRAKLDRLTERFLSLEEQSLDAPAITRPPHY, from the coding sequence ATGACGTCGGAAACCGAAAAACGGATCATTGCGCTTGAGGAGACGGTCGCGCATCAGGCCAAGACCATTGAGGAACTGTCCGACCAGCTGACGGAACAGTGGAAAGTGCTGGAACAGACCCGCGCCAAGCTCGACCGGTTGACGGAGAGGTTTTTGAGCCTTGAGGAGCAATCGCTGGACGCGCCTGCCATCACCCGGCCGCCGCATTACTGA
- a CDS encoding DUF924 family protein, which translates to MKNDKAALSAEIVDFWKKAGPDKWFDKDAAFDSHFHDRFRDAHFAAARRELDDWLEGAESSLALMLLLDQFPRNCFRDTAHMYATDPLARLLTDEAIRRGHDQAVGDDLRVFFYLPFSHAEDMAAQHRACRLNQPLGGLYLHHAEEHREIIERFGRFPHRNDILLRETTPEERQYLEEGGFSG; encoded by the coding sequence ATGAAAAACGACAAAGCCGCACTTTCTGCCGAAATCGTGGACTTCTGGAAGAAGGCCGGCCCCGACAAATGGTTCGACAAGGATGCCGCCTTCGACAGTCATTTTCACGACCGTTTCCGTGACGCTCATTTCGCTGCCGCAAGGCGGGAACTGGATGACTGGCTGGAAGGTGCGGAAAGCAGCCTCGCCTTGATGCTTCTGCTGGATCAGTTTCCGCGCAACTGCTTTCGCGATACGGCGCACATGTATGCGACCGATCCTCTGGCGCGGCTCCTGACCGACGAAGCCATCCGGCGCGGGCATGATCAGGCGGTGGGTGATGATTTGCGGGTTTTCTTCTATCTGCCCTTTTCCCACGCAGAGGATATGGCGGCGCAGCACCGGGCCTGCCGTCTCAATCAGCCGCTTGGTGGGCTTTATCTGCACCATGCCGAAGAACATCGCGAGATCATCGAGCGTTTCGGCCGCTTTCCGCATCGTAACGACATCTTGCTGCGGGAAACGACACCGGAGGAACGGCAATATCTGGAAGAGGGCGGCTTTTCCGGCTGA
- the dnaJ gene encoding molecular chaperone DnaJ has translation MAKADFYETLGVSKTADEKELKSAFRKLAMKYHPDKNPDNAESEQKFKEINEAYETLKDPQKRAAYDRFGHAAFENGGMGGGGGFGGGGFANGGFSDIFEDIFGEMMGGGRARRSSGGRERGADLRYNMEITLEEAFTGKTAQIRVPTSITCDVCSGSGAKPGTQPKTCATCQGSGRVRAAQGFFSVERTCPTCHGRGQTISDPCGKCHGQGRVTEERSLSVNIPSGIEDGTRIRLQGEGEAGMRGGPAGDLYIFLSVRPHEFFQRDGADLYCTVPISMTTAALGGTFDVTTLDGTKSRVTVPEGTQPGKQFRLKGKGMPVLRSAQTGDLYIQIQIETPQKLSKRQRELLQEFEQLSSKENNPESTGFFARMKEFFDG, from the coding sequence ATGGCGAAAGCAGACTTTTACGAAACACTCGGCGTCAGCAAAACCGCGGACGAAAAAGAGCTGAAAAGCGCCTTCCGCAAACTCGCGATGAAATACCATCCGGACAAAAACCCGGATAACGCCGAATCCGAGCAGAAATTCAAGGAAATCAACGAAGCCTACGAAACGCTGAAGGACCCGCAGAAGCGCGCGGCCTATGACCGTTTCGGCCACGCCGCATTTGAAAATGGCGGCATGGGCGGCGGTGGCGGCTTTGGCGGCGGCGGTTTCGCCAATGGCGGGTTCTCCGATATTTTCGAAGATATCTTCGGCGAGATGATGGGCGGCGGTCGTGCGCGTCGGTCTTCCGGCGGACGCGAGCGTGGCGCCGACCTTCGCTACAATATGGAAATCACGCTGGAAGAGGCCTTCACCGGCAAGACGGCACAGATCAGGGTTCCGACTTCAATCACTTGTGACGTCTGTTCCGGTTCGGGCGCCAAACCCGGTACGCAGCCCAAGACCTGCGCCACCTGCCAGGGCTCCGGCCGCGTGCGCGCGGCACAGGGCTTCTTCTCGGTGGAACGCACCTGCCCCACCTGCCACGGCCGCGGCCAGACGATTTCCGACCCGTGCGGCAAATGCCACGGCCAGGGCCGCGTGACCGAAGAGCGTTCGCTTTCCGTCAACATCCCCTCGGGCATTGAAGACGGCACCCGCATTCGCCTGCAGGGCGAAGGCGAAGCCGGCATGCGGGGTGGTCCGGCGGGCGATCTTTATATCTTCCTGTCCGTGCGTCCGCATGAATTCTTCCAGCGCGACGGCGCCGACCTTTATTGCACCGTGCCGATCTCCATGACGACAGCGGCGCTTGGCGGCACTTTCGATGTCACGACGCTTGATGGCACCAAGTCACGCGTCACGGTTCCGGAAGGCACACAGCCGGGCAAGCAGTTCCGTCTGAAGGGCAAGGGCATGCCGGTGCTGCGTTCGGCGCAGACAGGCGATCTCTACATCCAGATCCAGATCGAAACGCCGCAGAAACTCAGCAAGCGCCAGCGTGAGCTGTTGCAGGAATTCGAGCAGCTCTCCTCCAAGGAGAATAATCCGGAATCGACCGGCTTCTTTGCCCGGATGAAGGAATTCTTTGACGGCTGA
- the dnaK gene encoding molecular chaperone DnaK, which translates to MAKVIGIDLGTTNSCVAVMDGKDTKVIENAEGARTTPSMVAFSDDGERLVGQPAKRQAVTNPTNTLFAVKRLIGRRYEDPTVEKDKALVPFEIVKGDNGDAWVKAQDKNYSPSQISAMILQKMKETAESYLGEKVEKAVITVPAYFNDAQRQATKDAGRIAGLDVLRIINEPTAAALAYGLDKKEGKTIAVYDLGGGTFDISVLEIGDGVFEVKSTNGDTFLGGEDFDMRLVEYLAGEFKKDQGIDLKNDKLALQRLKEAAEKAKIELSSSQQTEINLPFITADASGPKHLTLKLTRAKFESLVDDLVQRTVAPCKAALKDAGVSASEIDEVVLVGGMSRMPKVQEVVKQLFGKEPHKGVNPDEVVAMGAAIQAGVLQGDVKDVLLLDVTPLSLGIETLGGVFTRLIDRNTTIPTKKSQTFSTAEDNQSAVTIRVSQGEREMAQDNKLLGQFDLVGLPPSPRGVPQIEVTFDIDANGIVQVSAKDKGTGKEQQIRIQASGGLSDADIEKMVKDAEANAEADKKRRAGVEAKNQAESLIHSTEKSVKEYGDKVSETDRKAIEDAIASLKTAVEAAEPDADDIQAKTQTLMEVSMKLGQAIYEAQQAEAGDASAEGKDDVVDADYEEIKDDKKSA; encoded by the coding sequence ATGGCAAAAGTAATCGGTATCGACCTTGGCACGACCAATTCCTGCGTCGCAGTGATGGACGGCAAGGACACGAAAGTTATTGAAAACGCGGAAGGCGCGCGCACCACGCCGTCCATGGTGGCATTTTCCGACGATGGCGAACGCCTTGTCGGCCAGCCGGCCAAGCGCCAGGCGGTCACCAACCCGACCAACACCCTGTTTGCGGTCAAGCGCCTCATCGGTCGCCGTTATGAAGACCCGACCGTTGAAAAGGACAAGGCCCTTGTTCCTTTTGAAATCGTCAAGGGTGACAATGGCGACGCCTGGGTGAAGGCACAGGACAAGAACTATTCCCCTTCGCAGATTTCCGCGATGATCCTTCAGAAGATGAAGGAAACGGCTGAATCTTATCTCGGTGAGAAGGTCGAGAAGGCCGTCATCACCGTTCCGGCCTACTTCAACGACGCGCAGCGCCAGGCAACCAAGGATGCCGGCCGCATCGCCGGTCTTGATGTTCTGCGTATCATCAACGAGCCGACTGCAGCCGCACTCGCTTACGGCCTCGATAAGAAGGAAGGCAAGACCATCGCCGTTTACGACCTTGGCGGCGGTACCTTCGATATTTCCGTTCTGGAAATCGGCGACGGCGTCTTCGAAGTGAAGTCGACCAACGGCGATACCTTCCTGGGTGGTGAAGACTTCGACATGCGTCTGGTCGAATATCTGGCCGGCGAGTTCAAGAAGGATCAGGGCATCGACCTGAAGAACGACAAGCTCGCTCTGCAGCGCCTCAAGGAAGCTGCCGAAAAGGCAAAGATCGAACTTTCGTCTTCGCAGCAGACCGAAATCAACCTGCCGTTCATCACGGCAGATGCTTCCGGTCCGAAGCACCTGACGCTGAAGCTGACCCGTGCGAAGTTCGAAAGCCTGGTCGATGACCTCGTCCAGCGCACCGTTGCGCCTTGCAAGGCAGCGCTCAAGGATGCCGGCGTCTCCGCTTCCGAGATCGATGAGGTCGTTCTCGTCGGTGGCATGAGCCGCATGCCGAAGGTTCAGGAAGTCGTCAAGCAGCTGTTCGGCAAGGAGCCGCACAAAGGCGTGAACCCGGATGAAGTGGTTGCCATGGGCGCCGCGATCCAGGCCGGCGTTCTGCAGGGCGACGTCAAGGACGTATTGCTGCTCGACGTGACCCCGCTGTCGCTCGGCATCGAAACGCTGGGTGGCGTCTTCACCCGTCTGATCGATCGCAACACGACGATCCCGACGAAGAAGAGCCAGACCTTCTCGACCGCCGAAGACAATCAGTCGGCCGTGACCATCCGCGTTTCGCAGGGCGAGCGCGAAATGGCCCAGGACAACAAGCTGCTTGGCCAGTTCGACCTCGTCGGCCTGCCGCCGTCGCCGCGCGGCGTTCCGCAGATCGAAGTGACCTTCGATATCGACGCCAACGGCATCGTGCAGGTTTCAGCCAAGGACAAGGGCACCGGCAAGGAACAGCAGATCCGCATCCAGGCCTCCGGTGGTCTCTCCGACGCCGACATCGAAAAGATGGTCAAGGACGCCGAGGCCAATGCCGAGGCCGACAAGAAGCGTCGCGCTGGTGTCGAAGCCAAGAACCAGGCCGAAAGCCTCATTCACTCCACCGAAAAGTCGGTGAAGGAATATGGCGACAAGGTTTCCGAGACCGACCGCAAGGCGATCGAAGACGCCATTGCGAGCCTGAAGACCGCTGTCGAAGCCGCTGAGCCGGACGCAGACGACATTCAGGCCAAGACCCAGACCCTCATGGAAGTCTCCATGAAGCTCGGTCAGGCCATCTACGAAGCGCAGCAGGCCGAGGCCGGTGATGCTTCCGCAGAAGGCAAGGATGACGTCGTCGATGCCGACTATGAAGAAATCAAGGACGACAAGAAGTCCGCATAA
- the msrA gene encoding peptide-methionine (S)-S-oxide reductase MsrA: MFLFDTLSKKTTMPTEETALPGREEALAVPETHFVNGRPLKGPYPDGLEIIYLGMGCFWGAERLFWKTPGVWVTAVGYAGGFTRNPTYQETTTGQTGHAEVVKVVYDPAVISLSGLLKIFFEEHDPTQGMRQGNDVGTTYRSAIYATTEGQLQQAQKARDAFQQNLDEAGHGRDITTEIGPLETFYYAEDYHQQYLAKNPGGYCGLRGTGVSCNIG, translated from the coding sequence ATGTTCCTGTTCGATACGCTTTCAAAAAAGACGACGATGCCGACCGAAGAAACGGCTCTGCCCGGCCGTGAAGAAGCGCTTGCGGTGCCGGAAACCCATTTCGTGAATGGTCGGCCTTTGAAGGGACCTTATCCGGATGGTTTGGAAATCATCTATCTCGGTATGGGCTGTTTCTGGGGCGCGGAGCGGCTGTTCTGGAAAACGCCGGGCGTGTGGGTAACGGCGGTCGGATATGCGGGTGGTTTCACCCGCAACCCGACCTATCAGGAAACGACGACCGGCCAGACGGGCCACGCCGAAGTGGTGAAGGTGGTCTACGATCCGGCCGTGATCTCGCTGTCGGGCCTGCTCAAGATATTCTTTGAGGAGCACGATCCGACACAGGGCATGCGGCAGGGCAACGATGTCGGCACGACCTATCGCTCTGCCATTTACGCGACGACGGAAGGCCAGTTGCAGCAGGCGCAGAAGGCACGTGATGCTTTTCAGCAAAATCTTGATGAGGCCGGCCACGGTCGCGACATCACCACCGAGATCGGCCCGCTTGAAACATTTTATTATGCCGAGGACTATCATCAGCAATATCTTGCCAAGAACCCGGGTGGCTACTGCGGCCTCAGGGGAACCGGCGTAAGCTGCAATATAGGCTAG
- a CDS encoding BMP family lipoprotein, which produces MKKSLLTLFALAAMSASALAADIKPALVYGTGGKFDKSFNEAAAAGAEKFKAETGIEFRDFEPTSDTQGEQAIRNFASKGFNPVVAISFIWEAPMAKVAAEYPDTKFVIVDTVVDAPNVRSVVYKEHEGSYLVGLLAGMASKTGKVGFVGGMDVPLIRKFACGYAQGAKAANDKIEVFQNMTGTTGAAWNDPVRGGELTKNQIDQGADVIYAAAGATGLGVLQTAADNKKLSIGVDSNQNHLHPGSVLTSMVKRVDLAVYNAFKDAKDDKFTAGVVALGVKEDGVAYAVDDNNKALITPEMTAAVDKAKADIISGAVKVHDYMADKSCPK; this is translated from the coding sequence ATGAAAAAATCCCTTCTGACACTTTTTGCGCTTGCCGCAATGTCGGCTTCCGCGCTCGCCGCGGATATCAAGCCGGCGCTGGTCTATGGCACGGGCGGCAAGTTCGACAAGTCGTTCAACGAGGCCGCTGCGGCCGGCGCTGAAAAGTTCAAGGCGGAAACGGGCATCGAGTTCCGCGATTTTGAACCGACCAGCGACACGCAGGGCGAACAGGCCATCCGCAATTTCGCCAGCAAGGGCTTCAACCCGGTCGTTGCGATTTCCTTCATCTGGGAAGCGCCGATGGCCAAAGTTGCGGCGGAATATCCCGATACCAAATTCGTGATCGTTGATACGGTTGTAGATGCGCCTAACGTGCGTTCTGTTGTTTATAAGGAACATGAGGGCTCTTACCTCGTAGGTCTTTTGGCGGGCATGGCATCCAAGACCGGCAAGGTCGGCTTCGTCGGCGGAATGGATGTTCCCCTGATCCGCAAATTTGCCTGCGGTTATGCGCAGGGCGCCAAAGCCGCCAACGACAAAATCGAAGTCTTCCAAAACATGACGGGAACGACGGGTGCAGCCTGGAACGATCCCGTCCGCGGTGGTGAGCTCACCAAGAACCAGATCGACCAGGGCGCCGACGTGATCTATGCGGCGGCCGGTGCGACCGGTCTCGGCGTTCTGCAGACAGCCGCAGACAATAAGAAGCTTTCGATCGGCGTCGATTCTAACCAGAACCACCTGCATCCCGGCTCGGTTCTGACCTCCATGGTCAAGCGGGTCGATCTCGCAGTTTATAACGCGTTCAAGGATGCTAAAGACGACAAGTTCACAGCTGGTGTCGTGGCGCTCGGCGTGAAGGAAGACGGCGTTGCTTACGCCGTTGATGATAACAACAAAGCCCTGATTACACCGGAAATGACTGCCGCCGTCGATAAGGCGAAGGCCGACATTATATCCGGCGCTGTCAAGGTCCATGACTATATGGCGGACAAGTCCTGCCCGAAATGA
- a CDS encoding ABC transporter ATP-binding protein gives MDPAIELVGIDKKFGAVHANKNINLTVAKGTIHGIIGENGAGKSTLMSILYGFYQADAGEIRVKGTPVSIRDSQTAINAGIGMVHQHFMLVENFTVLENVMLGAEGGATLSSGRAGARKELKRLEDDYGLEVDPDAVIEELPVGLQQRVEILKAMYRGAEILILDEPTGVLTPAEADHLFKILGVLREQGKTIILITHKLREIMAITDSVSVMRRGEMVATRKTSETSVEELAELMVGRRVLLRVEKGETTPGEVLLSIRNLTVKDSRGVTMVDDVSLDVRAGEIVGIAGVAGNGQSELLEAIAGIRKPHSGEIWVDGQKVDRPDPAILRKLGLAHIPEDRHHMGLVLKFEEYENSILGYHHDERYGRGPFLNPEAIRKDAVEKIEKYDIRPPNPQLKTANFSGGNQQKIVVAREIERDPKMLIIGQPTRGVDIGAIEFIHRRIIEMRDAGKAILLVSVELDEIRSLSDRIMVMFAGRVVGEKTAEAEEQTLGLMMAGIAA, from the coding sequence ATGGACCCTGCAATCGAGCTCGTGGGCATCGACAAGAAATTCGGTGCTGTTCACGCCAATAAAAATATCAATCTGACCGTTGCCAAGGGCACGATCCACGGCATCATCGGGGAAAACGGCGCTGGAAAATCGACTTTGATGTCGATCCTCTACGGTTTTTACCAGGCAGATGCCGGTGAAATCCGCGTGAAGGGCACGCCAGTCTCGATCCGCGACAGCCAGACGGCCATCAATGCCGGTATCGGCATGGTGCATCAACACTTTATGCTGGTGGAAAATTTCACCGTGCTGGAAAACGTCATGCTTGGTGCTGAAGGCGGCGCGACGCTGTCGAGTGGCCGGGCTGGCGCCCGCAAGGAACTGAAACGTCTTGAGGACGACTACGGGCTGGAAGTCGATCCCGATGCAGTGATCGAGGAATTGCCGGTCGGTCTGCAGCAGCGCGTCGAAATACTCAAAGCCATGTATCGCGGCGCCGAAATCCTGATCCTCGACGAGCCGACCGGTGTCCTGACCCCGGCTGAGGCCGACCACCTGTTCAAGATTCTCGGCGTCCTGCGCGAGCAGGGCAAGACCATCATCCTTATCACCCACAAGCTGCGTGAAATCATGGCGATCACGGATTCCGTCTCCGTCATGCGCCGCGGCGAAATGGTGGCGACCCGCAAGACATCCGAAACCAGCGTCGAGGAACTGGCCGAACTGATGGTCGGCCGGCGCGTGCTGCTGCGGGTGGAAAAGGGCGAGACAACGCCGGGCGAGGTTCTCCTCTCCATCCGTAATCTCACCGTCAAGGATAGCCGCGGCGTCACCATGGTGGACGATGTTTCGCTCGATGTCCGCGCCGGCGAAATCGTCGGCATTGCCGGCGTGGCGGGCAACGGCCAGTCGGAACTGCTGGAAGCCATCGCCGGCATCCGCAAACCCCATTCCGGCGAAATCTGGGTGGATGGGCAGAAGGTGGACCGCCCCGATCCGGCGATCCTGCGCAAGCTTGGCCTCGCCCACATCCCGGAAGACCGCCACCATATGGGGCTGGTACTGAAATTCGAGGAATATGAAAACTCCATCCTCGGTTATCACCATGACGAGCGTTACGGCCGGGGACCTTTCCTCAACCCGGAGGCCATCCGCAAGGATGCGGTCGAGAAGATCGAGAAATACGATATCCGCCCGCCGAACCCGCAGCTGAAGACCGCCAATTTTTCCGGCGGCAACCAGCAGAAGATCGTCGTCGCTCGCGAAATCGAACGCGACCCGAAGATGCTGATCATCGGTCAGCCCACCCGCGGCGTCGATATCGGTGCGATCGAATTCATCCATCGCCGCATCATCGAAATGCGCGATGCCGGAAAGGCGATTTTGCTGGTTTCGGTCGAACTCGACGAAATCCGTTCCCTTTCGGACAGGATCATGGTCATGTTCGCGGGCCGGGTCGTTGGAGAAAAAACGGCGGAAGCCGAAGAACAGACGCTGGGCCTGATGATGGCCGGCATCGCCGCATGA
- a CDS encoding ABC transporter permease gives MSTASTPLPNWISYGLLPLLNVVTAFLISGLVVWSIGESPLAALRLLIEGALGRGDAIGFTLFYTTSFIFTGLSVAVAFHAGLFNIGSEGQAYIGGLGAALVALALDRYVPWYVTMPFAVIGAAFFGAAWAFIPAWLQAKRGSHVVITTIMFNFIAAALMVYLLVNVLIVPGKMAPETRTFLPGGQLPKLDWLMALFGLKLGPAPFNVSFLIALVMCFLVWVLIWRTKLGYEMRTLGVSPSAAIYAGIPYSRTVIIAMLISGGLAGMMALNPVMGASARLQVEFVGGAGFVGIAVSLMGRSHPLGIIFSALLFGILYQGGADLSFEMPNITREMIVVIQGLVILFAGALEYMYRPAIVHIYQRLAKG, from the coding sequence ATGAGCACCGCTTCCACCCCCCTGCCAAACTGGATCAGCTACGGCCTGCTGCCGCTGTTGAATGTCGTCACCGCCTTCCTGATTTCCGGCCTCGTCGTCTGGTCGATTGGGGAAAGCCCGCTGGCGGCACTCCGCCTGCTCATCGAGGGCGCACTCGGCCGAGGTGACGCCATCGGCTTCACGTTGTTTTACACGACGAGCTTCATTTTCACCGGCCTCTCCGTCGCCGTGGCCTTCCATGCCGGCCTCTTTAACATCGGCTCCGAAGGTCAGGCCTATATTGGCGGTCTGGGTGCGGCGCTGGTGGCGCTCGCTCTCGACCGTTACGTGCCCTGGTATGTGACGATGCCCTTTGCCGTCATCGGCGCGGCCTTCTTCGGCGCGGCCTGGGCCTTCATTCCGGCCTGGCTTCAAGCCAAGCGCGGCAGTCACGTCGTCATCACCACCATCATGTTCAACTTCATCGCTGCGGCGTTGATGGTCTATCTCCTGGTGAACGTGTTGATCGTGCCGGGCAAGATGGCGCCGGAAACACGCACCTTCCTTCCGGGCGGGCAATTGCCGAAGCTCGACTGGCTGATGGCGCTGTTCGGTCTGAAGCTCGGGCCGGCGCCGTTCAACGTGTCCTTCCTTATCGCTCTGGTCATGTGTTTTCTCGTCTGGGTGCTGATCTGGCGTACCAAGCTCGGTTATGAGATGCGCACACTGGGCGTCAGCCCATCTGCGGCCATCTATGCCGGCATTCCCTATTCGCGCACCGTCATCATCGCCATGCTCATTTCCGGCGGTCTGGCGGGCATGATGGCGCTGAACCCGGTTATGGGCGCGTCCGCTCGCCTGCAGGTGGAATTTGTCGGTGGTGCAGGTTTCGTAGGCATCGCGGTCTCGCTGATGGGGCGAAGCCATCCGCTAGGGATCATCTTCTCGGCATTGCTGTTCGGCATTCTCTATCAGGGCGGCGCGGATCTTTCCTTCGAGATGCCCAACATTACCCGCGAGATGATCGTGGTCATCCAGGGTCTGGTGATCCTGTTTGCCGGCGCGCTGGAATATATGTACCGGCCCGCGATCGTCCACATCTACCAGCGTCTGGCAAAAGGGTGA